Proteins from one Chelonia mydas isolate rCheMyd1 chromosome 14, rCheMyd1.pri.v2, whole genome shotgun sequence genomic window:
- the LOC102930697 gene encoding olfactory receptor 1020 isoform X1: protein METRAMANPEQGNQTFITEFILLGFGTLPELQILFLLFLMIYIATVAINLLIVALVVTDQCLHTPMYFFLGNLSCLETYYTSTILPGMLVGLLTEDRTISFNACVTQYYFFGSMAATECLLLAVMSYDRYLAIHKPLHYAACMRGRSCLQLAGGAWIGGFLGNSITTLSISQLTFCGPNGIDHFFCDLIPLVKLSCNDPQLMEMLTFTLCLIFTLVPFLLTLMSYICIIMTILRIPSTMGRQRAFSTCSSHLIVVTIYYGTLLIAYMFPATNTLRDLRKVLSVIYTILTPLVNPLIYSLRNKEVKEALRKAHRKCRVGQC from the coding sequence ACACGCGCCATGGCGAACCCAGAACAGGGAAATCAAACGTTCATCACAGAATTCATCCTTCTGGGATTCGGCACTCTCCCTGAACTTCAGATCCTTTTCCTGCTGTTTCTGATGATCTACATTGCAACCGTGGCCATTAACCTCCTCATTGTGGCGCTAGTTGTGACAGATCAGtgccttcacacccccatgtacttcttcctggggaacttgtcctgcttggagacctACTACACCTCGACCATCCTGCCAGGGATGCTGGTCGGTCTCCTGACTGAGGACAGGACTATTTCATTCAATGCATGTGTCACACAGTATTATTTCTTTGGTTCTATGGCTGCCACAGAATGCCTTCTCTTAGCCGTGATGTCTTATGATCGGTATTTAGCCATCCACAAACCACTTCACTATGCAGCCTGTATGAGAGGCAGGTCTTGCCTCCAGCTTGCAGGTGGCGCTTGGATAGGTGGCTTCCTAGGTAATAGCATAACAACATTGTCGATATCACAGTTAACTTTCTGTGGCCCCAATGGTATtgaccatttcttttgtgatCTTATCCCCCTTGTAAAACTCTCCTGCAAtgatcctcagctgatggaaaTGTTGACTTTCACACTCTGCTTGATTTTCACACTGGTCCCATTCCTACTTACCTTGATGTCCTACATCTGCATCATTATGACCATCCTAAGAATCCCTTCCACCATGGGGAGGCAAagggccttttccacctgctcctcccacctcatTGTGGTGACCATTTATTATGGAACTCTACTGATTGCCTATATGTTCCCAGCAACCAACACGCTGAGAGACCTCAGGAAAGTTCTCTCTGTCATCTACACTATCCTGACTCCCCTGGTCAATCcactcatctacagcctgagaaacaaagaggtcAAGGAGGCCCTGAGGAAAGCTCACAGGAAATGCAGGGTTGGACAATGCTAG
- the LOC102930697 gene encoding olfactory receptor 1020 isoform X2: protein MANPEQGNQTFITEFILLGFGTLPELQILFLLFLMIYIATVAINLLIVALVVTDQCLHTPMYFFLGNLSCLETYYTSTILPGMLVGLLTEDRTISFNACVTQYYFFGSMAATECLLLAVMSYDRYLAIHKPLHYAACMRGRSCLQLAGGAWIGGFLGNSITTLSISQLTFCGPNGIDHFFCDLIPLVKLSCNDPQLMEMLTFTLCLIFTLVPFLLTLMSYICIIMTILRIPSTMGRQRAFSTCSSHLIVVTIYYGTLLIAYMFPATNTLRDLRKVLSVIYTILTPLVNPLIYSLRNKEVKEALRKAHRKCRVGQC, encoded by the coding sequence ATGGCGAACCCAGAACAGGGAAATCAAACGTTCATCACAGAATTCATCCTTCTGGGATTCGGCACTCTCCCTGAACTTCAGATCCTTTTCCTGCTGTTTCTGATGATCTACATTGCAACCGTGGCCATTAACCTCCTCATTGTGGCGCTAGTTGTGACAGATCAGtgccttcacacccccatgtacttcttcctggggaacttgtcctgcttggagacctACTACACCTCGACCATCCTGCCAGGGATGCTGGTCGGTCTCCTGACTGAGGACAGGACTATTTCATTCAATGCATGTGTCACACAGTATTATTTCTTTGGTTCTATGGCTGCCACAGAATGCCTTCTCTTAGCCGTGATGTCTTATGATCGGTATTTAGCCATCCACAAACCACTTCACTATGCAGCCTGTATGAGAGGCAGGTCTTGCCTCCAGCTTGCAGGTGGCGCTTGGATAGGTGGCTTCCTAGGTAATAGCATAACAACATTGTCGATATCACAGTTAACTTTCTGTGGCCCCAATGGTATtgaccatttcttttgtgatCTTATCCCCCTTGTAAAACTCTCCTGCAAtgatcctcagctgatggaaaTGTTGACTTTCACACTCTGCTTGATTTTCACACTGGTCCCATTCCTACTTACCTTGATGTCCTACATCTGCATCATTATGACCATCCTAAGAATCCCTTCCACCATGGGGAGGCAAagggccttttccacctgctcctcccacctcatTGTGGTGACCATTTATTATGGAACTCTACTGATTGCCTATATGTTCCCAGCAACCAACACGCTGAGAGACCTCAGGAAAGTTCTCTCTGTCATCTACACTATCCTGACTCCCCTGGTCAATCcactcatctacagcctgagaaacaaagaggtcAAGGAGGCCCTGAGGAAAGCTCACAGGAAATGCAGGGTTGGACAATGCTAG